A stretch of Vigna angularis cultivar LongXiaoDou No.4 chromosome 4, ASM1680809v1, whole genome shotgun sequence DNA encodes these proteins:
- the LOC108331305 gene encoding EG45-like domain containing protein isoform X1, whose amino-acid sequence MTTVMYADFVALIIIYYYKCVQQLGLKFSRFLNLFYAASMSSTSSLRLILCTLFLSSLFLRHSLADVGTAARYGPPFLPTACYGRDASQFPSNNFFGAVGEGLWDNGAACGRQYQVRCISAAARGTCIPGQMIQIKIVDRAQSSVSRPSLAGTTLVLSSKAFQVIANASAPFINVEYQQV is encoded by the exons ATGACCACAGTTATGTATGCTGACTTTGTAGCcctaattataatttattactaCAAATGTGTTCAACAACTTGGCCTAAAATTTTCGAGAttccttaatttattttatgcagCTTCGATGTCTTCCACTTCCTCCCTTCGCCTGATCCTCTGCACTCTCTTCCTCTCCTCACTCTTCCTCCGCCACTCTCTCGCCGACGTCGGCACGGCTGCACGTTATGGCCCTCCCTTTTTGc CCACTGCATGCTACGGCAGAGACGCGTCACAGTTTCCGTCGAATAACTTCTTCGGTGCCGTGGGGGAGGGTTTATGGGACAATGGAGCAGCATGTGGAAGGCAGTATCAGGTGCGGTGCATCAGCGCTGCGGCTCGCGGAACTTGCATTCCTGGCCAGATGATTCAGATCAAGATCGTTGATCGAGCGCAATCATCGGTTTCTAGGCCTTCTTTAGCTGGAACTACGTTGGTCCTCTCCTCCAAGGCCTTTCAGGTCATCGCCAACGCTTCTGCACCGTTCATTAACGTAGAATACCAACA GGTTTGA
- the LOC108331305 gene encoding EG45-like domain containing protein isoform X2, whose amino-acid sequence MSSTSSLRLILCTLFLSSLFLRHSLADVGTAARYGPPFLPTACYGRDASQFPSNNFFGAVGEGLWDNGAACGRQYQVRCISAAARGTCIPGQMIQIKIVDRAQSSVSRPSLAGTTLVLSSKAFQVIANASAPFINVEYQQV is encoded by the exons ATGTCTTCCACTTCCTCCCTTCGCCTGATCCTCTGCACTCTCTTCCTCTCCTCACTCTTCCTCCGCCACTCTCTCGCCGACGTCGGCACGGCTGCACGTTATGGCCCTCCCTTTTTGc CCACTGCATGCTACGGCAGAGACGCGTCACAGTTTCCGTCGAATAACTTCTTCGGTGCCGTGGGGGAGGGTTTATGGGACAATGGAGCAGCATGTGGAAGGCAGTATCAGGTGCGGTGCATCAGCGCTGCGGCTCGCGGAACTTGCATTCCTGGCCAGATGATTCAGATCAAGATCGTTGATCGAGCGCAATCATCGGTTTCTAGGCCTTCTTTAGCTGGAACTACGTTGGTCCTCTCCTCCAAGGCCTTTCAGGTCATCGCCAACGCTTCTGCACCGTTCATTAACGTAGAATACCAACA GGTTTGA
- the LOC108332005 gene encoding probable 1-deoxy-D-xylulose-5-phosphate synthase, chloroplastic isoform X1: MAATPSSTYPFGVPFHSLGKRVDCSTSLFPLHVELSTISVSPRSTSKGLVDRVCAQLDNDDYYWEKVPTPILDMVENPLCLKNLSIKELKQLAVEIRSDLSSIMSRTQISAKASMAVVELTVAIHYVFNAPVDKILWDVGDQTYAHKILTGRRSLMTTVKRKNGLSGFTSRFESEYDAFGAGHGCNSISAGLGMAVARDIKGRQERVVAVISNWTTMAGQAYEAMSNAGYLDSNMVVILNDSRHSLLPKIEESPKTSVNALSSTLSKLQSSKSFRRFREAAKGVTKRIGMHELAAKVDEYARGMIGPQGSTLFEELGLYYIGPVDGHNVEDLICVLQEVASLDSMGPVLVHVITDESQGDENNQKSDITDMKQDGGISFDPFKYDTLDNVVRPQTYGDCFVETLVAEAEKDKDIVVVHAGMAMESSLELFQEKFPDRIFDVGMAEQHAVTFASGLACGGLKPFCLIPSSFLQRAYDQVIHDVDQQRIPVRFVITSAGLVGSDGPLQCGAFDITFMSCLPNMIVMAPSDEVELMHMVATATHINDQPACFRYPRGALVGKGYTGGDGIPIKIGRGRILVEGKDVAFLGYGSMVQNCLKAHSLLAKLGIEVTVADARFCKPLDIKLLRQLCKHHSFLITVEEGSIGGFGSHVAEFIAVNGLLDGRIKWRPIVLPDRYIEHASPNEQLDQAGLSGHHIAATALSLLGRTREALQFMCSS; the protein is encoded by the exons ATGGCTGCTACTCCTTCTTCTACATACCCTTTCGGAGTTCCTTTCCACTCTCTGGGTAAAAGAGTGGATTGCTCAACCTCCCTGTTCCCCCTCCACGTGGAACTCTCTACAATTTCGGTGTCCCCTCGTTCTACTTCGAAG GGATTAGTTGATCGAGTATGTGCACAGCTTGATAATGATGATTACTACTGGGAGAAAGTTCCAACACCCATTCTTGATATGGTTGAAAACCCTCTTTGCTTGAAGAACTTATCTATTAAG GAACTGAAACAACTAGCTGTTGAAATTCGTTCAGATTTGTCTTCTATTATGTCACGTACACAAATATCAGCGAAAGCAAGTATGGCAGTGGTAGAACTGACAGTTGCAATACATTATGTTTTCAATGCTCCAGTGGACAAAATATTGTGGGATGTTGGGGATCAA ACATATGCACATAAGATTCTTACAGGAAGGCGATCTCTCATGACAACAGTGAAAAGAAAGAACGGTCTTTCTGGTTTTACTTCCCGATTTGAGAGTGAATATGATGCATTTGGTGCAGGTCATGGATGCAACAGTATTTCTGCTGGACTTG GTATGGCAGTTGCCCGGGATATTAAGGGCAGGCAAGAACGAGTAGTTGCAGTTATCAGCAATTGGACAACTATGGCTGGTCAGGCATATGAGGCAATGAGCAATGCAGGATACTTAGACTCAAATATGGTTGTGATTTTGAATGATAGTCGTCACTCTTTACTTCCAAAAATCGAGGAGAGTCCAAAGACATCTGTCAATGCCCTATCTAGTACCCTGAGCAAGCTCCAGTCCAGTAAATCTTTCCGAAGATTTAGAGAAGCTGCCAAG GGTGTTACTAAACGAATTGGTATGCATGAGTTGGCAGCTAAAGTTGATGAATATGCCCGTGGTATGATAGGTCCCCAAGGTTCTACTCTTTTTGAGGAGCTTGGGTTGTACTACATAGGCCCAGTGGATGGACACAATGTTGAGGATCTAATATGCGTTCTCCAAGAAGTTGCTTCCCTGGATTCAATGGGACCCGTCTTGGTACATGTGATAACTGATGAAAGTCAGGGAGATGAAAACAATCAGAAAAGTGATATAACAGATATGAAACAAGATGGTGGCATTTCTTTTG ATCCTTTTAAATATGATACGTTAGATAATGTTGTTCGGCCTCAAACATACGGTGATTGCTTTGTGGAGACTTTGGTTGCAGAAGCAGAGAAAGACAAAGATATTGTGGTTGTTCATGCTGGAATGGCGATGGAGTCATCCCTTGAACTGTTTCAGGAGAAATTTCCAGATAGGATTTTTGATGTGGGAATGGCTGAGCAACATGCAGTCACCTTTGCTTCTGGTTTGGCATGTGGTGGATTGAAGCCATTTTGCCTTATACCTTCTTCCTTTCTGCAAAGAGCCTATGATCAG GTGATACACGATGTTGATCAACAGAGAATTCCAGTGCGCTTTGTCATTACAAGTGCTGGATTGGTAGGTTCTGATGGTCCCCTCCAATGTGGAGCATTTGATATAACCTTTATGTCATGCTTACCAAACATGATTGTCATGGCACCATCTGATGAGGTTGAACTCATGCACATGGTAGCTACTGCTACTCATATCAATGACCAACCAGCCTGCTTTCGCTATCCAAGGGGTGCCCTGGTTGGGAAAGGCTACACTGGAGGCGATGGAATCCCCATCAAG attggaagaggaagaaTTCTTGTTGAGGGTAAAGATGTTGCTTTCCTGGGATACGGATCGATGGTTCAGAACTGCCTAAAGGCTCATTCACTCCTTGCCAAACTTGGCATTGAGGTGACTGTTGCTGATGCAAGGTTCTGCAAGCCCCTTGACATCAAACTTCTGAGGCAGCTCTGTAAACATCACTCTTTTCTAATCACTGTCGAGGAAGGATCTATTGGAGGATTTGGTTCCCATGTTGCCGAGTTTATTGCAGTTAATGGACTACTCGATGGAAGAATTAAG TGGCGACCAATTGTCTTACCTGACAGATATATTGAACATGCATCACCAAATGAACAGCTTGACCAAGCGGGGTTGAGTGGACACCACATTGCTGCCACGGCACTGAGTTTGCTAGGCCGTACACGGGAAGCTCTGCAGTTTATGTGTTCCTCCTGA
- the LOC108332005 gene encoding probable 1-deoxy-D-xylulose-5-phosphate synthase, chloroplastic isoform X2, translating to MSRTQISAKASMAVVELTVAIHYVFNAPVDKILWDVGDQTYAHKILTGRRSLMTTVKRKNGLSGFTSRFESEYDAFGAGHGCNSISAGLGMAVARDIKGRQERVVAVISNWTTMAGQAYEAMSNAGYLDSNMVVILNDSRHSLLPKIEESPKTSVNALSSTLSKLQSSKSFRRFREAAKGVTKRIGMHELAAKVDEYARGMIGPQGSTLFEELGLYYIGPVDGHNVEDLICVLQEVASLDSMGPVLVHVITDESQGDENNQKSDITDMKQDGGISFDPFKYDTLDNVVRPQTYGDCFVETLVAEAEKDKDIVVVHAGMAMESSLELFQEKFPDRIFDVGMAEQHAVTFASGLACGGLKPFCLIPSSFLQRAYDQVIHDVDQQRIPVRFVITSAGLVGSDGPLQCGAFDITFMSCLPNMIVMAPSDEVELMHMVATATHINDQPACFRYPRGALVGKGYTGGDGIPIKIGRGRILVEGKDVAFLGYGSMVQNCLKAHSLLAKLGIEVTVADARFCKPLDIKLLRQLCKHHSFLITVEEGSIGGFGSHVAEFIAVNGLLDGRIKWRPIVLPDRYIEHASPNEQLDQAGLSGHHIAATALSLLGRTREALQFMCSS from the exons ATGTCACGTACACAAATATCAGCGAAAGCAAGTATGGCAGTGGTAGAACTGACAGTTGCAATACATTATGTTTTCAATGCTCCAGTGGACAAAATATTGTGGGATGTTGGGGATCAA ACATATGCACATAAGATTCTTACAGGAAGGCGATCTCTCATGACAACAGTGAAAAGAAAGAACGGTCTTTCTGGTTTTACTTCCCGATTTGAGAGTGAATATGATGCATTTGGTGCAGGTCATGGATGCAACAGTATTTCTGCTGGACTTG GTATGGCAGTTGCCCGGGATATTAAGGGCAGGCAAGAACGAGTAGTTGCAGTTATCAGCAATTGGACAACTATGGCTGGTCAGGCATATGAGGCAATGAGCAATGCAGGATACTTAGACTCAAATATGGTTGTGATTTTGAATGATAGTCGTCACTCTTTACTTCCAAAAATCGAGGAGAGTCCAAAGACATCTGTCAATGCCCTATCTAGTACCCTGAGCAAGCTCCAGTCCAGTAAATCTTTCCGAAGATTTAGAGAAGCTGCCAAG GGTGTTACTAAACGAATTGGTATGCATGAGTTGGCAGCTAAAGTTGATGAATATGCCCGTGGTATGATAGGTCCCCAAGGTTCTACTCTTTTTGAGGAGCTTGGGTTGTACTACATAGGCCCAGTGGATGGACACAATGTTGAGGATCTAATATGCGTTCTCCAAGAAGTTGCTTCCCTGGATTCAATGGGACCCGTCTTGGTACATGTGATAACTGATGAAAGTCAGGGAGATGAAAACAATCAGAAAAGTGATATAACAGATATGAAACAAGATGGTGGCATTTCTTTTG ATCCTTTTAAATATGATACGTTAGATAATGTTGTTCGGCCTCAAACATACGGTGATTGCTTTGTGGAGACTTTGGTTGCAGAAGCAGAGAAAGACAAAGATATTGTGGTTGTTCATGCTGGAATGGCGATGGAGTCATCCCTTGAACTGTTTCAGGAGAAATTTCCAGATAGGATTTTTGATGTGGGAATGGCTGAGCAACATGCAGTCACCTTTGCTTCTGGTTTGGCATGTGGTGGATTGAAGCCATTTTGCCTTATACCTTCTTCCTTTCTGCAAAGAGCCTATGATCAG GTGATACACGATGTTGATCAACAGAGAATTCCAGTGCGCTTTGTCATTACAAGTGCTGGATTGGTAGGTTCTGATGGTCCCCTCCAATGTGGAGCATTTGATATAACCTTTATGTCATGCTTACCAAACATGATTGTCATGGCACCATCTGATGAGGTTGAACTCATGCACATGGTAGCTACTGCTACTCATATCAATGACCAACCAGCCTGCTTTCGCTATCCAAGGGGTGCCCTGGTTGGGAAAGGCTACACTGGAGGCGATGGAATCCCCATCAAG attggaagaggaagaaTTCTTGTTGAGGGTAAAGATGTTGCTTTCCTGGGATACGGATCGATGGTTCAGAACTGCCTAAAGGCTCATTCACTCCTTGCCAAACTTGGCATTGAGGTGACTGTTGCTGATGCAAGGTTCTGCAAGCCCCTTGACATCAAACTTCTGAGGCAGCTCTGTAAACATCACTCTTTTCTAATCACTGTCGAGGAAGGATCTATTGGAGGATTTGGTTCCCATGTTGCCGAGTTTATTGCAGTTAATGGACTACTCGATGGAAGAATTAAG TGGCGACCAATTGTCTTACCTGACAGATATATTGAACATGCATCACCAAATGAACAGCTTGACCAAGCGGGGTTGAGTGGACACCACATTGCTGCCACGGCACTGAGTTTGCTAGGCCGTACACGGGAAGCTCTGCAGTTTATGTGTTCCTCCTGA